The DNA window GCATGCTGATTTGTCTGCATTCAATATACTTAACTTTAATGATAGGCCTGTTTTTATTGATTTTTCACAGGGAACAGTCACAGACAACACAGAAGCGGAAAGTTTATTAAAAAGAGACATTAAAAACGTTTGTATATTTTTCAGAAAATATGGATTAAAGGCTGATGAAGAAAAAGTTTTAAAGAAAATTAAAGGTAAATAAAATGCAGGAATTCAGATACGAGCTCATTATACCGAAAGAAAGAATTGCAGTTTTAATAGGCAAAAAAGGCGAGGTCAAGAAAGCATTAGAGGCAAATACAAATACGAAATTAAATATTGATTCCAGGGAAGGCACTGTAAAAATAGAAGGCAAGGATGCAATAAGAATGTTCAATACACAAGAGGTTGTCAAGGCAATAGGCCGGGGCTTTAATCCTGATATTGCAATGCAGCTTCTTAAAGCAGACTATATTTTTGAGCTGATTGATCTAAAAGATTACGTGAAAGATAAGAAAAATCACCTCATAAGGCTGAAAGGCAGGGTTATTGGTGAAAATGGAAAATCAAGGCGCATTATCGAAGAACTGACTGAAAGCGCCATATGCATCTATGGAAAAACCATCGGCATCATAGGCGAAGCAGGGCACGTTTCTGTTGCCAAAAGAGCTGTTGAGAGCTTGCTTAAAGGAAGCCCGCATTCAACTGTTTACAGGTGGCTTGAAAAGCAGAGGAAAGAGTTGAAGAGAAAGGAGATGTTTAGCGAGGAGATTGAATTAAAAGAAAGTGTAAAGAAAATGCCACAACGTGATGCCGAAAATGCAAAGCACGAGAAAATTTAAAAGAATTTTCTGTGTCCCGAAAACGCAAAGCGTTTTCAAGGACATTTTCAAGCACAAAAAGAATAATTATTTAAACAACCATCATGCCATTTCAAAAATGCCGAAAGAAAAAGAAGCGATAGAAGAAAGCAAAGAGCCGATCGCAATTGAGCTTGCTAAAGCTCAGAAAGAGATCTCAGTAGCGGAATTCTTTACGAAGAACAGGCATCTTCTTGGTTTTGATAATAAAAGAAAGGCATTATTGATGGCTGTGAAAGAAGCTGTTGATAATTCCTTGGATGCATGCGAAGAGGCAAGAGTTCTCCCGGAAGTAAAAGTTGATGTTATTGATATGGGCCAGGAAAGGTTCCGCGTCATTGTAGAGGATAACGGCCCAGGAATTGTCAAGAAACAAATACCGCCTATTTTTGCAAAATTGCTTTATGGCTCAAAATTTCATACATTGAAGCAGAGCCGCGGCCAGCAGGGAATAGGAATAAGCGCTGCAGTTTTATATGCTCAATTGACAACAGGAAGGCCTGCAAAGATTGTCTCAAAAATCTCGCCGAAAGACCCTGCGCATTATTATGAGCTGCACATTGATACGCAGCATAACAAGCCAGAGATTGTAAAAGAAGAAATCATTGAATGGAAAAAAGATCGTGGAACAAAAATAGAGCTTGACCTTGAAGCAGAATACCAAAAAGGAAGCCAGTCTGTTGACGAGTACTTAAAACAAGTTGCAATCGTAAATCCGCACATTACAATAATTTACACAAGCCCAAAAGCAGAGCAGATAATCTTCACAAGAATAAGCAATGAATTGCCTCCGCAGCCAAGGGAGATAAAGCCCCATCCTTACGGAGTTGAGCTTGGAATGCTTCTCAGCATGCTCAAAATTACAGAATCAAGAACCTTGCAGAGCTTTTTGACAGCAGAATTTTCAAGAGTCGGCCCGGGAACAGCAAAAGAGATCTGCCAGAATGCAGCATTACTCCCAAATACAAAGCCAAAAGATATGAGCAGGGAAATGGCTGAAAAATTATCGCAGGGAATACAGCAGACCAAAATAATTTCCCCTCCGACTGACTGCATAACCCCGATTGGGGAAGCATTATTGGAAAAAGGATTAAAAAAAGAAATCAATGCAGAATTTTACTGCGCAACAAGCAGGCCGCCGGCTGTTTACCGCGGAAATCCGTTTATAATAGAGGCCGCTGTTGCATATGGAGGAGATTTGCCAAAAGAGGAAAGCGCAAAACTGCTGAGATATGCTAACAGAGTTCCATTGCTCTACCAGCAGGGAGCCTGCGCAATTTTTGACGCTGTTACGGAAACAAACTGGAAGCCTTATGGCCTGCAGCAGAGTGGAACTTCACTGCCTTTCGGGCCTATAGCGATTGTTGTTCATATGTCCTCTGTATGGGTCCCATTTACATCAGAAAGCAAGGAATCAATTGCGCATTATCCTGAAATTATGAAAGAGATAAAGCTCGCAGTTCAGGAATGCGGAAGAAAGCTGGGAAGTTATGTTTATAAGAAAAAACGTGTTTTAAATGAGGGCGCAAAGCGCGATTATATCAAAACATATATACCTCATGTTGCAGAAGCTCTTAAAGAAATTGTTGGCTTTAAGGAAGCTGATGAGAAAAAAGTTGAGAAATGCCTTGCTGAGATACTTGAAAAAAATAGGGGAGAACTAGAAGACCTGGAAATTGAAAACGAAGAATATGATGAAGAATTTGCTAAGATCGGCAGGGAAGACAGCAAAGAAGAGGCAGAAAATGAATAAAGTTGCACAACAGATCATAGAACTTGCGCAGGGAATATATAAGTCAATTTTAGCCAAAAAACAGCCTAAAGTAGAATCGCCCCTGAGAGCTTTAGCCAATGTCAAGTATGACGAAAAAACAGGCTATTTTGATTTGGTCGGAAAGATGAAATCAAGAACACTTACTGTAGGCAGCGTTAAAACATTCGCCCAGACTTTGCGGATGATGGCTTTATCAAAGGAATTAGTAGATAAAGATGATATTGCAACTAAAAGAGAGGCTTATTATGTTTCTAAAAACTGGGGCGAGGCCAGATTCAAAGAACAGCCGGAATCAGATACTGTTATGGATGATATTGAAGCAATGCTGATGGTTAATCGCGAGCAAATGGGCTTTATCCCGGAGGAAAAAGGCGGAGAAGTTGCCGGAAGGCTGATTGTAATTGACAAAGACCAGGATACAGGGAAAGAATTAAAGATTGACTGCACTAAAATGGGTTCTGGCGCATATTCTATTCCTTCATCTGTAGAGGAATTAAAATTTGAGACAGACGCAAAATTCATACTTGCTATAGAGACAGCAGGCATGTTCCAGAGATTAGTAAAGCATAATTACTGGAAAAAAGCAGACTGCATTTTAATTTCAATGGGCGGGGTTCCGACAAGGGCGTGCAGAAGGTTTATCAGAAGGCTGGCGGATTTTAAAAAACTGCCTGTTTATGTTTTTACCGATAATGATCCTTATGGGTACATGAACATATACAGGACGCTTAAGGTTGGCTCTGGCAATTCCGCGCATATTAACAGATATTTTTGCGTTCCAAATGCGAGATTTTTAGGGGTTACAACGCAGGATGTCATAGATTATAAATTGCCTTCGCATCCTCTGAAAGAAGTAGATATTAAGAGAGCCAAAGATGCGCTGAAAAATGATCCATTTGTACTGCATCATAAGGAATGGCAGAATGCCATAAAACAGATGATAGACTTAAAAGTCAGGGCAGAGCAGCAAGCTTTGGCTGCCTGGGGGCTCAACTATGTGATCAATACTTACCTGCCGGATAAGCTAAAGCACCCTGAGAAGTTTTTACCGTAAACTTATCTTTCCATTATTTCCTTTGTCTTTGCAATGACCTTTTTTGCCAGTTCAAAAAGTTCTTTGTACAAATCATCTTTAATAGAAAGGCTTGTTCCGTATTGATACAGCTCCCTTATGTCAATTGTTGTTTGTTCCTCTTTTTTCTCAATATCTAAGGATGATATTTTATCTAACAGCTCTTTTTCAAAATCAATTTTACCATCTTCAATTAAGCTGTGAACTAAAGCAAAAGTGCATTCCTGATTCCCAGAATCATAACCGAATTTTGCAGCTATTGCAAGCAGGCAGTGATACATTGAATAAAACACGGTGCTTGCGCTTATGTCTGAGAAATTCCCTTTTTTCAAATAACCTGTTGCTTCAAGATA is part of the Candidatus Woesearchaeota archaeon genome and encodes:
- a CDS encoding DNA topoisomerase VI subunit B gives rise to the protein MPKMQSTRKFKRIFCVPKTQSVFKDIFKHKKNNYLNNHHAISKMPKEKEAIEESKEPIAIELAKAQKEISVAEFFTKNRHLLGFDNKRKALLMAVKEAVDNSLDACEEARVLPEVKVDVIDMGQERFRVIVEDNGPGIVKKQIPPIFAKLLYGSKFHTLKQSRGQQGIGISAAVLYAQLTTGRPAKIVSKISPKDPAHYYELHIDTQHNKPEIVKEEIIEWKKDRGTKIELDLEAEYQKGSQSVDEYLKQVAIVNPHITIIYTSPKAEQIIFTRISNELPPQPREIKPHPYGVELGMLLSMLKITESRTLQSFLTAEFSRVGPGTAKEICQNAALLPNTKPKDMSREMAEKLSQGIQQTKIISPPTDCITPIGEALLEKGLKKEINAEFYCATSRPPAVYRGNPFIIEAAVAYGGDLPKEESAKLLRYANRVPLLYQQGACAIFDAVTETNWKPYGLQQSGTSLPFGPIAIVVHMSSVWVPFTSESKESIAHYPEIMKEIKLAVQECGRKLGSYVYKKKRVLNEGAKRDYIKTYIPHVAEALKEIVGFKEADEKKVEKCLAEILEKNRGELEDLEIENEEYDEEFAKIGREDSKEEAENE
- a CDS encoding HEPN domain-containing protein, whose product is MSHAKNKVEWCLKKAERELKETGKHRGLAKANPNLEKARGHITKAEHYLEATGYLKKGNFSDISASTVFYSMYHCLLAIAAKFGYDSGNQECTFALVHSLIEDGKIDFEKELLDKISSLDIEKKEEQTTIDIRELYQYGTSLSIKDDLYKELFELAKKVIAKTKEIMER
- a CDS encoding KH domain-containing protein, whose protein sequence is MQEFRYELIIPKERIAVLIGKKGEVKKALEANTNTKLNIDSREGTVKIEGKDAIRMFNTQEVVKAIGRGFNPDIAMQLLKADYIFELIDLKDYVKDKKNHLIRLKGRVIGENGKSRRIIEELTESAICIYGKTIGIIGEAGHVSVAKRAVESLLKGSPHSTVYRWLEKQRKELKRKEMFSEEIELKESVKKMPQRDAENAKHEKI
- a CDS encoding DNA topoisomerase IV subunit A, translated to MNKVAQQIIELAQGIYKSILAKKQPKVESPLRALANVKYDEKTGYFDLVGKMKSRTLTVGSVKTFAQTLRMMALSKELVDKDDIATKREAYYVSKNWGEARFKEQPESDTVMDDIEAMLMVNREQMGFIPEEKGGEVAGRLIVIDKDQDTGKELKIDCTKMGSGAYSIPSSVEELKFETDAKFILAIETAGMFQRLVKHNYWKKADCILISMGGVPTRACRRFIRRLADFKKLPVYVFTDNDPYGYMNIYRTLKVGSGNSAHINRYFCVPNARFLGVTTQDVIDYKLPSHPLKEVDIKRAKDALKNDPFVLHHKEWQNAIKQMIDLKVRAEQQALAAWGLNYVINTYLPDKLKHPEKFLP